The sequence CCGCCGCCGATCACCAGCGCACTCGGGTCGAGGACCGCCGCGAGCCCCGTGAGGCCGACGGCGAGCGCGTCGACGGCGTCGGCCCAGACCGAGGCTGCGACAGGATCGGTCGAGGCGGCGGCCGTGATCTCGCGGGCTCCACCGGGCAGGGTGCCGCCGGCCGCGCGGTAGCGGCGGACGATCGCACTGGCGGAGGCGTAGACCTCGACGCAGCCGCGCTGGCCGCAGGTGCAGAGCTCGCCGTCGGGGACGACGGGGACGTGCCCGAACTCCCCCGCGCCGCCGGTCGCGCCGGTGACGACCACGCCGCCCGTGACGATCGCGGCCGAGATGCCCGTGCCGATCGGGACGAAGACGAACTCGTCGCCGTCGCGCCCGGCGGCGATCCTGGCGACCCTCTCGGCTCGAGCGGCAGCCCGGCCGTCGTGCTCGAGGGCGACCGGCACGCCGAAGCGCTCGGTGAGGAGGTCGACGATCGCCATGTCGGTCCAGCCGAGGTTCGCGGCGAAGGTCACCGTCCCCCGGACGCTGTCGACGAGGCCGGGCGACGCGACACCGATGCCGGTGAGTCGGCGCCCGCCGGCACGGATCGCGGCGTCGAGCTGCGCGATGAGGCCGGAGGTCGCCTCGAGGGGCGAGCCGGCGGGGCCGAAGGTGGGCACGGTGGCGCGCTCCAGGACGGAGCCGTGCGGGGCGAAGGCCGCGCCCTTGATGGTCGTGCCGCCGATGTCGACGGCCACGACGGCCGAGTCGTCGTGCGACGGCGGGTACGCGGAGCGCTCCGCCACCGTCAGGCCGTCCGCAGATCGTCGGCGACGTCTTTGACGAGGGCGTCGATGCGAGCGGGGGCCAGGACCTCGTCGAGCGCGAGCAGCGTCGCGCCGCGGATCCCTGCGACGAAGGGGTCTCGGGTGGCCCGGACCTCCAGGTCGTGTGCGGCGAGCGGCAGGCACTTCTGGAACAGCTCGGCCCGGATCGCCGCGACGAGGGGCAGCGACGCCGACATGGAGCCGGCCAGCACCACCTCGCGCGGGTTGAAGAAGTTGACGATCCCCGCGAGCGACTCGCCGATGCGGGCTCCGGCCTCGCGGATCGCCTCGAGAGCGAGCGGCTCGCCGCGGGCGCCGAGGGCGACGACGTCGCTCGCGGTCTCGGCGTCGAGCCCCTGCGCGCGCAGCTTCGCGACGAGAGCACCGCCGCTCACGACCGAGTCGAGGCAGTTCGGCACCCCGCAGGTGCACGGGATCACCGAGACGCCCTTGACCTCCATGTGGCTGATCTCGCCGGCGGCGCCGCCGATGCCCCGGTGGAGTCGACCGCTGGCCAGGATCCCGCAGCCGATCCGGGTGCCGAGCTTGACGGCGAGCAGCTGGTTCTCGTCGGTCCGGCCGCGCTCCGTGCTCTCGAAGAGGGCGATGAGGTTCGCGTCGTTCTCGACCAGGACCGGGCTGTCGGTGTGCGCGGCGAAGAGGCCGGGGAGGTCGGCCTCGTGCCAGGTCGGCATGAACGACGGGGTGACGATGCGCCCGCTCGGGTACTCGATGGGCGCGGGGATGCTGATGGCGACGCCGCGGAAGTCCGCCTCGGCGAGGCCGGTGGAGTCGGCGAGCGCGATGATCCTGCGCCAGAGGGCCTCGACGGTCTCTTCGGGGTCGTCGCTCACCGGAACTCCCGCGTGCCCGGTCTCGTCGCTGTCGACCAGGGAGCGGCCGGTGAGGTCGCTCAGGACGACGCGGACGTGGTTCGCCCCGATGTCGACGGCTGCGACGAAGCCCTGGTCGCCGGCCAGCTCGAGCCGTCGGGCCCGGCGGCCGCCGCGGCTCTCCTCTGCCCCGCTCTCGCGGACGAGCCCCAGCGAGATCAGCGACTCGACGCGCAGGGAGACGGTCGACGGCGCCAGCCCGGTGACGCGGGCCAGCGTCGATCGCGACATCGCGTCGCTGCCCCGGATGAGACGCAGGATGTCGCCGGCGGACCCGGCGGCATGGTCGGCGTCCTGCAGGTGGCGGTGGTTCATGGGGCAACCCTAACCTCAGAAATCGAACGAAGTGAAGCGAAAAACGAATGTTTACATTTGGTGATCGAACGGCAATGATCTAGAAACAAATCAAAACTAGCTTTCAACGAATAGATCCGGACAACGACGTCACGAGCAATTCGCGATGCAGCCGGGTCCCCTCACCTCAAGGAGCCCCGATTGCCGAGCGCCATCGACAGCACCCAGGCCCGGCCGGCCCGTGCGGCCGCGCCGCCCCGCCCCGCGGGCAGACGACGCACGACCGAGCAGATCGAGGGGCGGTCCGGCTACGCGCTGATCGCACCGACGACGATCCTGCTCGCCCTCTTCTATCTCTACCCGCTGGTCCAGACCGTCGGGTACAGCTTCACGAACTGGAACCCGGCCACCGGCCAGACCGGCGCCTTCGTCGGGGGCGCGAACTTCGCGGGGCTGTTCCAGAACGCCGAGTTCTTGAAGACGGCGGGCAACACCGGCATCTACGTCGTGGTCGTGGTGCCGGTGACGATGGCCATCGGCCTCTTCTTCGCAGCCCTGCTGGCCCAGCCGTTCCGCGGCCGCGGCCTCTACCGGGCGCTGCTCTTCGTGCCGTACATCGCGCCCATCGTCGGCAGCTCGCTCATCTTCAGCTTCATCCTGTCGCCGCTCGGCGGCATCGTGAACGGCACGCTCGGCGCGCTCGGCTTCGCCCCCATCGGGTTTCTCAACTCCACGCCGTGGGCGCTGATCAGCGTCATCGTCTTCTCGATCTGGCAGGGCGTCGGCTACCAGATGATCATCTTCTCGGCGGCCCTGTCGAACATCCCGCAGAGCTACCACGAGGCCGCGACCCTCGACGGCGCCGGGCCGATCCGGCGGTTCTTCTCCATCTCGCTGCCGCTCGTCGTGCCCACCCTCGGATTCCTCGCGATCACCGGGATCATCGGCGCCCTGCAGGTGTTCACGCAGGTCTACATCCTCACCGGCGGCGGACCGCTCCGGTCGACCGAGACGATCCTCTACTTCATCTACCAGCAGGGCTTCGTCTACTTCCACGGCGGCACGGCCAGCGCGGCCGCCGTCCTGCTGCTGGCGCTCGGCATCATCGTGTCGGTCGTCCAGCTCCGCATCCTCGGCCGCCGCGACACCATCGAACTGACCTAGGGGCTCACCGTGACCGAACTCTCCGTCCCCGGGACCACCCGGGCCACAGCACCAGCAGCCCCGCACGCCGTCGCCCGCCGCAAGCGGCCGCTCGGCACGCGCCTCCGGAGGCTGTCGCCCGCGGCGCTCCGCCACGTCATCCTGATCGTCGCGGTGATCGTGTTCTTCGGACCCTTCGTGTGGATGGTGCTGACGAGCTTCAAGTCGTCGGCCGAGGCGCTGTCGTTCCCGCCGACGTTCCTCCCGAAGGTCTGGCACTTCGACAACTACAGCCAGATCTTCACGGTGGCGCCGTTCGGCACCTACTACCTGAACTCGACGATCGTCGCGGTGGCCACCACGGCCGGGCAGATCGTCACGAGCCTCGCGGCCGGCTTCGCGTTCTCGAGGCTGAGGTTCCGCGGCTCGACGATCATCTTCGTCGTCCTGCTCGCGGCGCTCCTCGTGCCGTTCGAGGTCGTCTTCACACCGCTGATCAGCCTGCTGTCGCAGCTCGGCTGGCTGAACTCCTACCAGGGCCTCATCGTGCCGAACGTGCCGTCGATCCTGGGCGTGTTCCTGTTCAAGCAGTTCTTCGAGTCGTTCCCCACCGAGATCGAGGACGCCTCGCGCGTCGACGGCGCCGGCGTCTGGCGCAGGATGTGGTCGGTCGTGACACCCATGGCCACCCCCATGATCGGCGCCTTCGCCGTCCTGTCGTTCGTCTACAACTGGAACAACTTCTTCTTCCAGTTCCTGGCCGTCACGAAGACCGAGTTCTTCACGGTCTCGGTGGGCCTCACGCAGCTGCAGTCGACCAACGCCGCCGACAGCTTCAACCTGCTCATGGCCGGTTCGACGCTCGCGATCCTGCCGGTCTTCCTCGTCTACATCGTCTTCCAGAAGCAGATCATCTCCGCCATGTCCGGCGGTCTGCGCTAGCCCCACAGCACCCTCCCATCCCGCATCACTCCCCCACCGGTCGAGAGGACCACCATGCAGCTCCCGAAGTCGTCGTTCATCCGCCCCGGCAGGAGGCGCGCCATCACGGCACTCGCCATCACGGCCACCGCCGCGCTCGCCCTCACCGGCTGCTCCGGCGGCTCCGTCACCGGCAATACCGGCGGCGGCGGAGGCGGGAAGACCGACATCACCGTCTGGTACAACTACACCGGCCCGAACGTCACCAGCGCGAAGAAGCTGATCGACAAGTTCAACTCGTCGCAGGACAAGTACACGGTCACGCCCCAGTACGCGGCCAACAGCGACCAGTTCGACGCCAAGCTGATCAACGCGCTGAAGAACGGCACCGGCCCGAACATGGTGCTCGGCGACTCGACGCCGCAGAACATCGGCCAGGTGGTCCAGACGGGCAAGGTGCTGCCGCTCGACTCACTGCTGTCCGACTCGTCGTCGAGCATCACGAAGGACACCTTCACCGAGGGCATGCTCTCGACCGGCAGCTTCAACGGCAAGCAGTACACGCTGCCCACCGACGTCGGCGACTACGCCGTCGTCTACAACAAGCAGATGTTCAAGGAGGCGGGGATCACCGACACCCCCACCACCTGGACCGAGTTCGCGGCCGACGCCAAGAAGCTCACCAAGGGCACCACGCAGTACGGCGCCTACCTCCCCATCGGCACCGGCGAGTGGCCCGTCTTCACCTGGCAGGCGATGCTGTGGAGCGCCGGCGGCGAGTTCCTGAACGAGGACAACACGAAGGTCGAGTTCAACAGCCCCGAGGGTGTCGCGGCACTCACGGCCTGGACCGACATGATCAAGGACGGCTCCGCCTACCCGCAGAGCCTCCAGACCGCCAGCGACAACAACGGCACGCCCGGCATGACGGCGAAGAAGGTCGCCATGCAGATCAACGGCGCCTACAACCTGTCGGTGCTCGACGAGGGGCTCGGCGACGGCAACGTCGGAGTCTTCCCGCTGCCCGCCCTCAAGGAGCCCGCCATGAACCTCGGGACGAACAACTCGTACCTGATCAAGGGGACGAAGGCGCAGGAGGCCGGGTCGTGGGCGTTCCTGCAGTACTGGCTCAAGCCGTCGACGCAGGCCGTCTGGGACAGCGAGAACGGGTTCCTGCCGTCGAACAAGGCGACCGCCGACAACGCGACCTGGACCGCCTACCTCGACAAGAACCCGCGGATCGCGACCTTCGCCAAGGAGCTCGACTACGCCAAGGCCCGCCCGTCGATCACTCAGTACGCCGAGGTGAGCGACGCCCTGTCGCAGGAGCTGCAGAAGGCGATGCTGCTGAAGGAGAGCCCGTCCGACGCGCTCGCTGCCGCCGAGAAGGGGGCGCAGGCCGCGCTCGACAAGCAGTAGGCGTGGTCTGCTGCTGCTGCTGCCGCCTCGGGGGCCGCGGCGGCGTGTGACGGCACCGGCACCAGTCCGCGGACTGGTGCCGGTGCCGTCCTGCCGCGCCGTAGGCGAGCGGAGCTAGACGCGCGCACCGCGGAACGCGTCGGCGGTCAGCTCGACCGAACGCAGCCGCTCGGCGATGAAGGGGCTCTGGTGCGCGATGATCAGCTCGTCGGCGTGGGCCTCCTCGGCGAAGCGCGCGAGGTAGGCGGCGACCTCGTCGGGGTCGCCGACCGCGGCGTACTTCATCATGTTGGCGATCTGACGACCGTTCGGGGTCGTCAGGAAGATGTCGATCTGCTGGTCCGTGTACTCGGGCGACCCGGGGGTGCGCGAGATCATGCCGCGCACCCGCGTCCGGCGCATCGCGTCGAACTGCGCCTGCGCGTCGTCGTGCGATTCGGCCGCGACCGCGTTGACGCCGACGATCACGTACGGCTCGGCGAGCTGCGCGGAGGGCGTGAACTCGCGGCGGTAGAACTCGACGGCCTGGTGCAGGGCATCGGGGGCGAAGTGCGAGGCGAACGCGTAGGGCAGGCCGTACGCGGCGGCCAGCTGGGCGCCGAACATCGACGAGCCCAGGATGTAGAGCGGGACGTTCGTTCCGCGACCGGGCGTGGCCTGGACTCCTGCGACCCGCGACTCGTCGCCGAGGTAGGCCTGGAGCTCGAGGACGTCTTGAGGGAACGACTCGGCCGACATCGGGTCGCGACGCATCGCGTGCATCGTGACCTGGTCGCTGCCGGGCGCCCGCCCGAGGCCGAGATCGATGCGGCCAGGGTAGAGGGTCGCGAGGGTGCCGAACTGCTCGGCGATGGTGAGCGGCGCGTGGTTCGGCAGCATGATGCCGCCGGAGCCGAGCCGGATGGTGGAGGTCTTGCCGGCGACGTGGCCGATCAGGACGCTGGTGGCGCTCGACGCGATGGTCGCCATGTTGTGGTGCTCGGCGTACCAGACGCGTTCGTAGCCGTTCGCCTCGGCCGCCTGAGCCAGCGCGACGCTGTTCTCGAAGCTCTGCGCGACGGTTTCGCCGGGAGCGATGGGTGCGAGGTCGAGGATCGAGAGAGCAGTCATGCGGGGTGCAACACGGGAGGGCGCGGGAGTGTTCCCGCTTCGGCGGATGACCGGGGGCTGATCCTGCACCCCCGGCCCGCCCGCGTCAGCGGTTGTCGATGCGGTAGATCCGCGTGCCGTCGTGGTCGTAGGCGAGCTTCGACTCCGCGGCGACCGTCGCCTCGAGCTGGCGGACGTCGGCCTTCGTGAAGGCGCCGCTCAGGATCGCGGTGTGCTCCTGGTTCTCCGAGAACGCGACCCAGGTGCGACCGCCCGGGATCGTCGAGTAGCCGTGCAGGATGAAGTCCTCGATGTCGGCGTTCGTCACGTCCGGTCGGAGCGTGAGGAGACCGTCGAGCGAGTAGACCTGCGTGTACCGGAGCGTGTACTTCGGGTAGTTCGGCCCGATCAGTAGGGGGAACGAGTCGCTGAGAGTGGCGGCCGTGTCGTTCTTCTCGAAGTGCTCGTCCAGCCAGGTGGCTGCGGTGACGTCGCTCTTCGAGATGCGGAGGCTCGCCTCCGGCTGGTAGTAGGTGCCGACGAAGAGGACGAGCAGCACCGAGAGGGTCGCGATCAGCCCCGTCTTCTGCAGGCGCGGCAGCCCCTTCCCGCTCCAGAACAGCCAGGCGACCCCCATCGCGTAGAAGG is a genomic window of Frondihabitans peucedani containing:
- a CDS encoding sugar ABC transporter permease; the protein is MPSAIDSTQARPARAAAPPRPAGRRRTTEQIEGRSGYALIAPTTILLALFYLYPLVQTVGYSFTNWNPATGQTGAFVGGANFAGLFQNAEFLKTAGNTGIYVVVVVPVTMAIGLFFAALLAQPFRGRGLYRALLFVPYIAPIVGSSLIFSFILSPLGGIVNGTLGALGFAPIGFLNSTPWALISVIVFSIWQGVGYQMIIFSAALSNIPQSYHEAATLDGAGPIRRFFSISLPLVVPTLGFLAITGIIGALQVFTQVYILTGGGPLRSTETILYFIYQQGFVYFHGGTASAAAVLLLALGIIVSVVQLRILGRRDTIELT
- a CDS encoding ROK family transcriptional regulator; the protein is MNHRHLQDADHAAGSAGDILRLIRGSDAMSRSTLARVTGLAPSTVSLRVESLISLGLVRESGAEESRGGRRARRLELAGDQGFVAAVDIGANHVRVVLSDLTGRSLVDSDETGHAGVPVSDDPEETVEALWRRIIALADSTGLAEADFRGVAISIPAPIEYPSGRIVTPSFMPTWHEADLPGLFAAHTDSPVLVENDANLIALFESTERGRTDENQLLAVKLGTRIGCGILASGRLHRGIGGAAGEISHMEVKGVSVIPCTCGVPNCLDSVVSGGALVAKLRAQGLDAETASDVVALGARGEPLALEAIREAGARIGESLAGIVNFFNPREVVLAGSMSASLPLVAAIRAELFQKCLPLAAHDLEVRATRDPFVAGIRGATLLALDEVLAPARIDALVKDVADDLRTA
- a CDS encoding ABC transporter substrate-binding protein; translation: MQLPKSSFIRPGRRRAITALAITATAALALTGCSGGSVTGNTGGGGGGKTDITVWYNYTGPNVTSAKKLIDKFNSSQDKYTVTPQYAANSDQFDAKLINALKNGTGPNMVLGDSTPQNIGQVVQTGKVLPLDSLLSDSSSSITKDTFTEGMLSTGSFNGKQYTLPTDVGDYAVVYNKQMFKEAGITDTPTTWTEFAADAKKLTKGTTQYGAYLPIGTGEWPVFTWQAMLWSAGGEFLNEDNTKVEFNSPEGVAALTAWTDMIKDGSAYPQSLQTASDNNGTPGMTAKKVAMQINGAYNLSVLDEGLGDGNVGVFPLPALKEPAMNLGTNNSYLIKGTKAQEAGSWAFLQYWLKPSTQAVWDSENGFLPSNKATADNATWTAYLDKNPRIATFAKELDYAKARPSITQYAEVSDALSQELQKAMLLKESPSDALAAAEKGAQAALDKQ
- a CDS encoding carbohydrate ABC transporter permease, whose amino-acid sequence is MTELSVPGTTRATAPAAPHAVARRKRPLGTRLRRLSPAALRHVILIVAVIVFFGPFVWMVLTSFKSSAEALSFPPTFLPKVWHFDNYSQIFTVAPFGTYYLNSTIVAVATTAGQIVTSLAAGFAFSRLRFRGSTIIFVVLLAALLVPFEVVFTPLISLLSQLGWLNSYQGLIVPNVPSILGVFLFKQFFESFPTEIEDASRVDGAGVWRRMWSVVTPMATPMIGAFAVLSFVYNWNNFFFQFLAVTKTEFFTVSVGLTQLQSTNAADSFNLLMAGSTLAILPVFLVYIVFQKQIISAMSGGLR
- a CDS encoding ROK family protein → MAERSAYPPSHDDSAVVAVDIGGTTIKGAAFAPHGSVLERATVPTFGPAGSPLEATSGLIAQLDAAIRAGGRRLTGIGVASPGLVDSVRGTVTFAANLGWTDMAIVDLLTERFGVPVALEHDGRAAARAERVARIAAGRDGDEFVFVPIGTGISAAIVTGGVVVTGATGGAGEFGHVPVVPDGELCTCGQRGCVEVYASASAIVRRYRAAGGTLPGGAREITAAASTDPVAASVWADAVDALAVGLTGLAAVLDPSALVIGGGLGEAGDRLLVPLREGVARRLAWRSAPRVEQSLVGAGAGLIGASLLLESPLVPGDTVTPPAPVPVPSKEPS
- a CDS encoding LLM class flavin-dependent oxidoreductase — translated: MTALSILDLAPIAPGETVAQSFENSVALAQAAEANGYERVWYAEHHNMATIASSATSVLIGHVAGKTSTIRLGSGGIMLPNHAPLTIAEQFGTLATLYPGRIDLGLGRAPGSDQVTMHAMRRDPMSAESFPQDVLELQAYLGDESRVAGVQATPGRGTNVPLYILGSSMFGAQLAAAYGLPYAFASHFAPDALHQAVEFYRREFTPSAQLAEPYVIVGVNAVAAESHDDAQAQFDAMRRTRVRGMISRTPGSPEYTDQQIDIFLTTPNGRQIANMMKYAAVGDPDEVAAYLARFAEEAHADELIIAHQSPFIAERLRSVELTADAFRGARV